Sequence from the Maribacter aquivivus genome:
AGTTCAATATCGCTTTTAAGCTGTTTAGCGTGGCTTCTCTAGTTTTTGGTATCATACTTAGTCCGGTGTGGAGTTCGGTTACCAATGCCCAGGTAAATAACGATTATACCTGGATCAAGAAGTTAATTAAGAAGTTGCTACTAATCTGGGGTATTATTGCTGTAGGAAGTATTATTGTTTTAATGATTGCACCTACCATTTATCACTTATGGATTGGTGATATTATTACGATACCGTTCATAACATCATTAGGTGTGTTGCTTATTGTACTATCTAATTGTTTTTCTTCAATTTTTATTAGTGTCCTAAACGGTATGGGTAAAGTAAACCTGCAATTTTACATTTCCATTTTTGTTATCATATTTTTTGTACCCATAGCTTATTTTCTATCGGTAGAGATGAGTTACGGTATTTTTGGAATATGTATGGCAATTGTCATTACAAATGTGAACGGTTTAATAGTAGCACCATATCAGGTGTACGTAGAAATGAGAAAAAATCGAAAATTACCAGCTTAAAAAGTTGTAATAAACTAGAGATGATGTCAACTAATGAAAAGAAATTAATTACTGTTTTACTTACGGTTCACAATCGTAAGATGAAAACGTATAGCTGTTTGCAAGCATTATCTAAATGTATTTTAGATGATGGTTTCGAGTTGAATATATTCTTGGTAGATGATGGTAGTACTGATGGTACGACCGCGTATTTGCAGGATAAGTTTGATAATCTTCGGATTATACAAGGGTCAGGAAGTTTATTCTGGGCCGGTGGTATGCGAGCTGCCTGGAAATATGCCAATGAGCATGAAAAAAATACAAATTACTATTTGCTATTAAATGATGATACCATTGTTTTTGAAGATACTATTACCAGATTGTTCAGTGATTTGAAAGCTACTAATGAGCCGAAGAGTATTATAGTGGGACCAACTATGGATCCAGATACAAAAAAGATATCCTATGGCGGACATCAACTATTAAATAGACTGACTTTTAAAAGTAAAATGTTAATACCTAATAATGAGTTTCCTCAAAAATGTGAGTTAGGTAATGCCAATATAATGTTGGTACCTAAAGAGGTATTTGTCGAAATTGGATCACTAACAGAAAATTATACACATGGTATAGCGGATTTTGACTACACTCTGAAAGCTTTAAAAAATGGTATCAATACCTATATTTCTAGTTCTTACTGTGGCTATTGTATTAATGACCACGGAGTAAGTTGGTTAAGTCAAAAAAGTAATTTAAAAGATCGTTTAAAGTATTTGTATAGTCCTACAGGATTATCATATAAAGAATATTTACAATTTGTAAAAACACATTTTCCATTACATCTACCACAAGCCTTTTTATTGTTGTGGTTTAAAACCTTATTTCCTATTGTTTGGCAATTATTTAAAAATGAAGAATATTTAAAATGAATACGGATTTGTCCATATCCCCCTTACTTTTTATTATTTTTAATAGACCGGAACAAACAAGAAAGGTCTTTGAAATGATAAAAAAGGCTAGACCTAAAAAACTGTATGTTGCAGCAGATGGACCTAGACAAAATAGTACTGATGAGCAACGTTGTAAAGAGACTAGAGCTATCATAGATTTAGTGGATTGGGACTGCGAGGTTAAAACACTTTTTAGAGAAGAAAATATTGGTTGCGGCTTAGGACCAAAAAAAGCAATTGATTGGTTCTTTGAAAATGAAGAAGAAGGTATCATTTTAGAAGATGATTGTTTGCCTTCAGAAAGCTTTTTTAAATTCTGTTCAGAACTGTTAGAAAAATATCGAGATAATAGCCAGATAATGCATATTGGAGGTTCTAATTTTCAGAACGGATATGTTTCAGATTCTGATTACTCGTACTACTTCTCTTATTTCAGTCATGAATGGGGTTGGGCTAGTTGGAGAAGAGCTTGGAAACATTATGATTATGAAGTGTCAACGTATCCGGAGTTAAAAAAGAAAGGATATTTCGATAAGTACTTTTCTAATTTTATTGAAAAGAAATACCGACTTAGCAAGATTGAAAAAACAATTAATGCAGAAGAAGTTACTTGGTGGGATTATCAGTGGGATTATACCAAATTAATCAATTCAGGATTATCTATAATTCCGCATCAAAACATGATTAAGAATTTAGGTTTTGGTGAAGATGCTACACATACTTTAAGTGCTAATGATGAAAGGCAAAAAAATGAAGCTCATGAATTAAAATTTCCCTTAGCACATCCTAGTTTTGTAATTAGAGACATAAAAGCAGATAAGAAATATTTTAATTGGTTTTTTAAAACCACAGTTCTACGTAGAAAAATATTAAGCTTCTTGCGATTTCCAGGATATTCAAGCTTAGGCTAATTTTAAACGAATTGGGTCAATGGTATTGATTTTGTTGCAGATTAGTTATCAGAATTACAGTTGAAATCAAGTAAAATAGGTTCTCTCGGTTCAAAATCGATATCATCTCTATAGTCTACAACTTCAAAACTATATTCTGGCCAAATGATATTGGTAGGATTACATGATTCATAAACTAGGCAGTCAGTTATTTTATTGCCACCAGAAGTATCAAAAGCTGCAAATATTAATGAGTTAGATGCTGGTAGCCCTCTGTCTTGTCCTAACTCTCCACATATAATTTGCTTCGCACGTAATCTGTTAAAAGTTACATTCCCAGAACCTTCAACTGAAGATGCAACACCATTTCCCATCTCTAAAAAGTCAACATCTTCAACAAGTCCGCCCGTACCTCCACGTGCACCTTCAGTATTTTGATCTTCAAACATTACACCAACACCCCTAGGGCTATTGTTGCCAACTATCAAACCTTTTTTAATCTGTTGTCCCGCACTTTTGTAAATACTAATATTGTCTTCGGTCCATGCAATTTCTCGGTCATTTATTACTGAAAAATTCTCCAATAATCCTCCAATACATTTATCGTATTGTACTAATTGTCCTCTAGGAAAAGGACCTCTCATATTGTGACCTTCAATATAGGTCAATACAGACTCATCGCATTGATCTAATCGAATACCGGTAGAGCCATCTTCTACTTTTACATGGGTAATTACTAAATTCTCAGTATCAAATCCCTCAATACAATTTCTGGTAGCATCTGGTAAAGGACCACTAGAAGGGGCATCTGTATATTTAATGGAACAGTTTTCTATCGTTAAATTATCTGCCTTAGCAAATTTAATACCCATATACGCACCGGTGTAATCAATAATACAATTTGATATGACGACGCCTGTAAATCCATTAATTTCTATACCATGCTGATTTAATGTTTTAATATGCAGGTTTTCTATGCGCTGGTTATTTTCAGTGACAATTATTGGACCTGAATCTTGACGAATGCTTGTGCATGGGGCTTCGACAATCTCAGGTTCTACTGTTTCAGGTTCAGCAATTGTTGGTACTACGGTATAGTTTTCTTCCGTTCCATTTTCAGAAGTTACAGTATAGGTAACTTCCTCGCTAAAATCTTGTGGAGTAGTGGTATCTGGTATTACGGTTGCAGCCGAATCAACGGTAATGGTAGGTTTTAGTTGAAGCGTAGATATGCTACTGGTATCAATGTCAACATATATAAGATTTTGTTCTTCATCAATAACACCTATAATATCTGTGTTCAAACCTATATTATCAATTGATTGTATGCTGAAATTAGAAATTCTAAGCGTTGGGATAAAAACAGCTTCTTCCGTTGAGGTATCTTTAATTATAGATTCGCTAAGAATATCATGGTCAGACGAACAAGACCCTAATTGTAAAAACGGGAATGTTAGTACAAGTAAAATAAATACTGTAGTGTTGAAGTACATGGGTTTAAATGTGATTCTTGCCATAACGTTTATTTATATCATTGGGCCATGAATAAATATTGAAGCGTTTAGTCTGTATTGTCTAGTCTCTATGAATAACTGATTTTTCCGTTGAATGTTGTTCTTGAATAATAAACAGGTTAATTTATGGAGTGAATATTGATAATTTGTAAAAAAAAATATTACAGATGAAGAGATGTAATTTTTATAAGATGGTTAAATAATTAAAATAGATCTAGAAAAAATGGATTTATATGAGATAGTACATTTACTAAATACTCTTAAATTGAAAATAAACTTACCTTTTCTGCAGATAAACGTAATTTTAGTGTTAATAATTTAGAATTCGATATCTTTGGTTTTAAATTCTAATAACCCCCGGAGTAATTGCTATTCCTAAATTATAGCTGTTAATATTTAACGGTTAGTTGGTTTTAAGAGAATGTATTTACTATGATTTTAGATGATTATATGATTGCTACTGATGTTAATTCAGAAGTTTTATGTCTTGGTTACCCTATTTATAATTCTTCACTTAATGATTTACCTAATAAATCAAAATTGTTGGTGAATACCATCAATCAATATTCATATTGTATTTCAGAAGAAGATGCTACTTTTAAAGAAGCACTTTTGAATAGTGATGTTATTTTGCCCGATGGTGTTGGTATTGTATTTGCATCAAAGTGGTTGAATGATGTTAAGGTAAAAAAAATAGCTGGAGCAGATTTTCATGAGTTTCAATTAAAACGTTTAAATAGTATTAATGGTTCTTGTTTTTACTTGGGTGCTTCAAACGAAACTTTAGGTAAGATAGAAACCAGGTTGAAAAAAGAATACCCAAATGTGAAATTTGGTAGTTACTCGCCACCCTATAAACCAAGCTTTACAGAAGAAGATAACGTAAAAATGATACAAGAGGTGAACAATTTTAGTCCAGATGTATTATTTGTGGGTATGACTGCTCCAAAACAAGAAAAATGGAGCTATGCGCATAAAGGTGAACTTGAAGCTAAAATTATCTGCTCTATAGGTGCTGTATTTGATTTTTATGCAGGGACCGTAGAAAGACCTAATAAAATTTGGCAAGATTTAGGTTTAGAGTGGTTAGGTCGTCTTTTTAAAGAACCTAAAAGAATGTGGAGACGATATATTTATTATGGTGGCATTTTTGCTAAGCATATGGTAAAGGCTAAATTTAATCGCTTATAGTTAAATGGAACTGATACAACTTTAATATTCTGGTATTCTAAATTTATTTTAATTAGTCCTAACTTCAAGTGATTTCTAAATAAAATAAAATTTTAGTTACTAAATATTAATTACATAAGTTGAGACTTGAATTTTCTATAACATTATTTGTTCCTCTTAGCCTAAAACACCCCGGACTTGTGGTAATAACTTCAACTCCCGATAATGAAACGTTTTCTCCGTCTGCACTATCCAAAGGATAGACAGTAGAGGTAAGTGAATTATCTTTGAGTACCATATTTTCGAAAATTACATTATCTAGATTTCCTACAAATCTTAAGGTGTTAAATTTGTGACGATCTTGGAATATACCGGTTTCGCTTTCGGCATACATATTTTTGAATGTTCCATTAGAAATATCTTGAATGTCAGCGAGCCCATCTCGTCTATAAGAAGAGTATCCATCTACTGTTACGTTGGTAATATGATCTGTGAGTTTAAGAGAATTGCAATATCCACCACCTGATCTTACATTAGGTGAACCAACATAATTACCATTATCAATTACGTCAGAAATATGTACCTCTCGAGAATCGTTCGGTTGACCATCTTTGTTGATGTAAAACAAATGAGGTGGAGGTGACCAAGTACCACCATTTCCGCCAATATCACCTCCAGCGGAATTTTGAATATCAGTATACCTATGCGAACGTACTGTCTCAACATTAAAATTTGACACATTACCTTGTATGCCCATAATTGTGCCATCTAAAGTCAATCTTCTTAATGTAACGTTTGAAGTTTGAGTTTTAGGGTCAGTACTTTCGTTCGTTACACTGGTATTTTCGTTAAACTCTGTCGTTAACTTCATGAAATAAGGGCAGAATTGTTGTGCATTTGCACCATCTGGCACTCTTAATGAAACATCTTCTAGTAGAATATTTGAGGCGCCTCTAATGTTAAAAACTGCCCAAAAGGAAATTGCTCCCGACCATGCAGGGTCAGCGCCAGAAAAAGACATTCCTTTATTAGCAATTAACCAGTTTTCTACCTGTAATTGATTGGCGGCATTTGTTTGCGAATCAATCGGTAAGGTAGAATAGGTTTGATCCCATACCATATTTATATTTTTAAAGGTAACATTATCGGCAAGTGCTATTATAAATGCTGGTGAACGTAAGTTGTTGATAATTAATTCTGATTCAGATGTACCCTCTATCCAATCATTATCATTCAAGAAAATTGACTTTGTACCAGTAGCCGAAACATCAATAAACATTTTTCCATCGATCAAAATTTTGGCATTTGTATTATTTGCTTGTTTAAGGGTCTCTACAAGATAGTCTCTGTCATCGGTCGAACCGTTCATGTAAGCGCCAAACCATTGAGGCTTAATAAACTCTGTGCCAAGGGTTCCAGCTAAATTAATTGATTCAAAAATACGTTGGTTGTCTTCAGTTTGAATTATTGTATTGTTGAAGGATATGGTACCATTAACTAGGGTGCCACCTTTAAAAATTAAGGTAATATTTTCCGGTAATATTATTTCTTGACCACTAAGCTCAAAACGGTCAAAAATCTCCCATGAAGCATTACCCATATTTGCAGGAATATTACTCCAATCAAAATTGCTTGGGATTACAAAATTCGTACTACTTATGTCGTCGGTACCACTAGTATTATCAGTTTCCTCGTTTCCTTCTGGTTCTATTGTTACAGTGCCTTCTTCAGTTGTAGTAGAACCATCTTCCTCTTCTACTTCAATGACATAATCAAAGGTGTCTGTTTCTTGATTGTTTTGTTCTTCAGTTTCAGAATCGTCGGATGATGATTCTGAAGTTTCAGTTGATGTTTCTGATTCTTCTGATTCATTGGAAGAAGAATCAGAAGAATCTTCATGTGGCGTTTCTGCTGTATTGGAATCAACTTCATTATCAGAAGTATCTGTAGGAGTATAAATAATTTTTTGATTTTCACTAATCTCTATAGCTCCATTTTCTGGATTAGAAGTTTGAATAATTTTCACATTTTGCCCTGCTGCAAATGTATCATTGGCTAGTACATCTAAAATTATAGGGTCGTACCCGTTAATTATAAAAGCATCATCTACTGCATATTGATTATTGTTTTCATTAATGTTGGTAACATATTCTGAGAGAATATCCGTATCCTTACTACAAGAAAAGTGAAGTGAAAATATTGCTAATAAAAAAAGTATATTAATCTTCTTGAAAATTAATCGTTGCATAAATAGGTTCATATTGTAGATGTAATTTTGGGGTGGGTGGTACTTAAACAATTACTTTGGGGTTGTATTTGTTTAAATAATTAACTATGTTCTTTATTTGTTTTTTGTTTATATTTTTGATATACGTATACAATTAAGGTTTTGGTTGTCCAAGACATTGATTATTAGACAATTGTTTTTTAAAATGTTGTGAAAACCTCATTTAGGATAAGTATAATTTTGGTTTTTTGTTGTAAAGAAATATTTAATAATTTTTTTACAAAAATATTTAAATAAATAAAATAATCGATGAAATATTCAAATAATCGATGAAATACACTTGATAATTTTTTAATCTATTTTTTATTCAACTTTCTTAAGCAAAACTTGAATAAAATGTAATTAATAGTTGAATTACGTAGTTTTTGGAAAAACTTAATAAACAATATTTTATTTAGAGGATCTATTAAGAATGTAGAAATACAGACTTGGGTAAGATTAGAATTTGTCTGTTTTAGGACGTATAGTAAGTACAATTAAGAATATATCTTAATTAAATTCTTACTATAGAATAGGTAAAACTGCATAGAACAGATGTACCTCGATTTAAAAATGAATCTAATTATTTTTATATTTTATAAAGACTATTCTCGTAGTTTTTATAAAATTAATAAGGTATAATAAAATACTAGGTTTAAATTCTGACATACCATAGTAAATTACGGTAATCGGAAAAATTCTGTTTTCTTGAATGGTATTAATCTTGATACTTTGTATTTTTTTTTTGCTTTTATCAGTCGAATTGTAGAGTTATGATTTTTAAGGAAAATTTAAATATTTTATTTTATTGTTTCAATGATAGAACATAGTTGGAAACTTCTATTATTTCGTCATTTGAAAGTTTATTTTTCCAAGCGGGCATAGCGCCGTTTGCCGATCCATTTTTGATAATAAATTTCAAATTTTCTTTTCCCTTTGCTTCTTTATCGTTAATTAAATTGGGTGCTATGGCTCCTTGTCCCTCTCTTCCGTGGCATGTTTGACAATTTTGTTGGAAGATAGTTTTTCCAGTTTTTAATCTTTTATTAAATTCTTCATTGGTTGATGATAAGATTTTAAAATTTTCTTTTCTAATGGGTTTAAATAAGGTAATGGTCAAATTATTAAACCCAGATACGTAAATATTACCATTTATTGGGTTCTCTATAAGATCTAGAGGACCGCCATCTAAAACTAAGCCCATATCAGAACCTAGATAATCTTGAACTATATCCTTTTTTGACCCACCAGGTCTTAGAATAATAATGTCATTGTATTGCATTCTTGTCACTAGAATACAGTTTTGCAATTTTCCATTGAATACTTTGCTTTTATATTCAATAATACCAGTGGGGGCAACGTGTGGTCCAAAATCATAAGAAAATCCTCTAAAATTGGTATCTGCTTCTATTCCGTTATATTCAAAATTTTCAACATCTATATCACCTCGATTGAGAACGTATTCTGCTCTTAAAGGGTTTGGGTGTCCATAATAACCGCCTTGCTCTACACGAACCATAAAATCATTTTGATCAGGCTGAGCTCCTATAATTGCTCGAATATTTTTTGGTCCTTTATAGTTTATCGATGATAGAGGCGGGACGTAGTAGGGAGATTTTGGGTTAGAGGTTGGTGTGTTTTCATTTCCTCCAGAACCATTAATGGTTGTGTATAACTGACCATTGCTATGCCAAACTAAATCATATGCATTTCTTACACCTGTAGCATAGATTTTTAATGGTGAATTATTTTGATATGGATCATAATTTCCGCCACCATCTTTTGTTTTAACATCTAGAGGTAGTTCATTTGGTAATTTATTGGTGTCTAAAATTAAAATAGTAGCGGATAATGATGCCTCTTGAAAAGGTTTTTGCTTTTTCTCACAATCACACCATCCCATACCTGTGTTGGCTCCTTGACTAAAATATAGTTTACCATTCTCGTCAAAAACAATAGAGTTTGCAAAATTTTCTTGATTTGGACCAAAACGGGGCAAACCTTTTATTATTATTTCATTTCTCAGGACCTCATCTGTTTCGCTGCTTAATTGTAAACGTGTTATACTACCAGCCCAATCTATTTTATCTTGATTCATAGAAGAATTTGAGAACTTTACCCAATCACTATCGGTTTCTGAGTTTGAAGTCCAAATAATTAAACTATCGGAACTGGATATGGGGTCGAAAGCTAAACCTATTGTGAATTTTGATAAGTCGCCATATGGTTTAAAGGTGTGTTCTAATTGTAATTCTCCAGTCGGCTGAATGTTAAACCGTAAAATCTGTCCATTAATTTCACTTGCATATAGCTTGTGGTCAGGTCCGATAACTAAACTGGTAAATTGTCCTTTAATAGTTTTGTCTAAATTGACTTTTTGGAAGAGAATACCATCTAATTCATTGTTAGGCATTGTGTTGTATATGCGTATTTGTCTATTTATATATCTATTGATTCGATTTGGATAAAACACAAGAATTAGTAATAATCCTAAAGTAAATAGCATTGCGACTTTTTTTGATTTACCATTCATACAAATCATTAAATAGATGAATTTTTTTAAAATTTAAAGCCTTATTTGATAATTCTGCAGTATAAACAACTTCATTTTTTCTTTATCGCCTCCGCAATGCTTTTTTATTTCATAAATTTTGGCATCTACTAAGGTTCTATACCACCAACCTTGTAAAAAATGCCATAAAAATCCTTCTTTACCTTGTGTAAAGCCAAGTTTTAAAAAATAACGGTAAATAAAATATATAAAGGATCGCCAAAAGAGGGGCATATTAGCGTATTTTTTTTTCTTGTCTCGTTTGGACAAGGCGTCTTTTGACATCTCATATTGCAATACTTCTGAAGATTTCGGTTTTATAAAGTTGTATTCTAAATTTAATAAATCTATCGCCTCTCTAATAGAATATCCATCATGTTTTTGAATCCACCAACCAAGGGGGTTTAAATTATGGTCTACAAAGTATCCTTCAAAATGGATGCTTTTTCCCTTTGTCAATACTATATGCTCATCCATCCATCTTTCCTCACAAAATCCATGCTTATTTTTAAATAATCTTAGCATGTTCATTTGTAACATTCCCTTGGTCATTAATGTATTAAGAAAATACATTTTTCGTTCGAATACTATTCCTGATATATTTTTTTCTAAACGTGGTAGTTTTCGATTGATTTCGGAAATCAAGTCTGCCATTAAATATTCATCGGCATCTAGACGAAAAACCCACTCGGTAGTAATTGGCAAGTTGTTCAAGCCCCAATTTAGCTGTTTGGCATAATTATTTTCCCATTTATTTTGGTATACTTTTGCACCTAACGATTCTGCAATGTGAATTGTATTGTCGGTAGAAAATGAATCTACCAAAAAGATTTCTTCAGAAAATTTTTGAGCATTTTTTATACAGCGTTCTATATGCTTTTCTTCATTATAAGTTAGAATGATTGTAGATATGGTATCCATTAGCTTTTTATTTCTCTGATTTTTATAAATTTTGCAGGATTTCCGCCAACTACTGTCCAAGAATCTATTTTCTTAAACACAGCCGATCTTGCTCCAACAACGGCTCCATCTTCAATTATAACCCCTGGTCCTATAAATGCATCTGCGCATACCCAAACTTGATTTTTTATATATATAGGAGCTGCGTACCATTCTAAAGATGGTGTTGTGTGGTAGTGAGAACTAGCGCAGATATAACTTTTCTGAGAAATTATAGTGTTTGACCCTATGCAGACCAAGCCTTGGTTATAGATATCTACATTGCGCCCTATTGCACTAAACGAGCCCATTTCTAAGTTCCAGGGTGCCCAAATTTTTACACTTGCATATATTAAACTATTGTTACCTATTTTGGCACCAAATAGTCTTAAGATGAAGTTTCGCCATGTACGAAAAATGTTAAGAAAAAAGACGCGAAAGAATAAAATATAAGTAATTGACCAAATAACCCTTTTTATCCTACTTTTTAATGTAAAAGGATCATGATATTTAGACATGTCAATTCTATTCATTAAATATACTATTAGATTGTTATTGAACTTTTAAAGATTGAAATCTCATTAGATTATAAACTGGTTTTAAGTTTTTGGCTATAAAATGAGAAGAAGTAATTAACTTTTCTATCATCCAAATCTTAACTGAACTATAATTTAAAATTTCTTTACGAATCTTATTTGCTTCTGCTAGACCCTGTTTTTTATTTACACTGGAAACTCCATCTAAGTTGAACAGGCAAATCCAATTATCGATGTATTGAATATTTGATGCCTTGCTCAAAAATTCAATTGTGAATTTATAATCAGCAGAAATAGGATAGTTATGTTGATCAAAAGATAAATTATTTTCTTTTATAATTTTGAGTGAGTATATCATGGCTTGATGATTTGTAAACATACCATACCATGAATACTTGTGGTTTCTAGCTTTCTTGTAGTTTAGGTCATTTGAATTATGTTGTTTTACAACGGCATTGCCATAAATGAAGTCAGACTCTTTGGTTTTAACATCTTCAAATATAGAAGATAGTGTGTGCTTGTTAAATAAAGAGTCTCCACTGTTTATAAAGATCACATAATCTCCCGTAGATAGGCTTAAACCTTTATTCATTGCATCGTACAATCCTTTATCAGGTTCAGAAATAAAAACATTTATCTTTTCATTGTATTTATTTATTATATCTGTAGTTCCATCATTAGAAGCTCCATCTATTATAATATATTCTTGGTTTAAATATGTTTGATTTATACAGCTAAGAATCGTCTTTTCAATTGTTTTCACTTCATTATAGGAGATAGTTATAATGGATATTTTTTTCATAGTCGTTAATTTTTTAGCAAACCATTTAGAAAAGTATTCGCAGTGATTTCTATAGAGAAATATTCTTTGTAAACATTTATAGCAGATTGGGCAAAATTTTCTTTTACTTGAAAATCGAAATCATACCATTTTCTTAGTAAAGCTTCTGTGCCTATCATGGTATCTTGTTCAATAATACCGGCATTACCTTGTTCTATTTCACGCCAAATATTAACCTTGTTACTTATAAGCACAGGTTTTCTACAAGCCAATGCTTCAACAACAGCGATACCAAAATTTTCTTGATGGCTTGGAAGAATAAAGACATCACTTTCGTAAAATGCCCCCCATTTAGAAAGCCCTTTTAACATACCCGGAAATATGATGTTATTTGATGTTGAGGCTAGTTGTTGCATCGCTATTCCATAAGACTCTTCCAAACCTGGTCCGGCGATTATTAATTGGGGCAAGTTTTGTATTTCTTTTTCTAGTTTTAAATAAGCCATGATCAAAAGATCAACTCCTTTTTTAGGATGTACCCTACTTAGAAAGATAATATGAGGTTTCCCGTTCCATTGGGGTACTTGTTTTGAAAAAGCATTTCGCATTGAAGAATGCTTTTTTGGGGGTGGTTGAATACCATAGCCAACATTTATTTCTGTTTTAGGATTGTAGTTGGGGAAGGTAGTCCTTGCCAATAGCAACTCTTCTTCACAGGTAAATAAAATTCCATTTGCATTGTTCACTACTTTTTTCTCAATTAATTTCCAGTAAATATCATTCCGCAGTGCTTTTAGTTTGCGTGTTGTTGCTTTTTGGAAATATGGGTCTAACATGCCATGTGGCATAACATATACTTTTGGTGATGTTTTATAATTTTTTCTATGTGTTAAAATAGATTTGATACCTGCATAACTAGAAAAAAGCCATAGCCCATGTATTATGACAATATCAAATTTATTATAGTTGTCAAGTAGCCATGGAATTAGTTTTTTATTGTATTTCCAAGGCGTTTTAGCTTCACCTAATGTATGAATAGGAAAGATATCTTGACCTAGATAATCTGCGTTTGGGCTGTCCAAACAAACTACTTCGTTATGAACATTTGATTTTTGTAGCTCGGGAATTGCGTTTCTGATTCCTTGGCAAGGCCCTCCCTGTTTAGGATCCATACTTGGAATAATACGTAGAATGTTCATGTTTTGGCTAAATTTTGATATAGTTCAACATATTGTTTGGCTATGTTCTTAACAGAAAATCTTTTTGCGTTCACTAATCCTTTTTCAATAATATCCAAGCGATAAACATTATCGGTAATTACCTTTTTATATGCTCTTGAAATTGACTTTTCACTAGTTGGATCAACAAATACAGCTCCATTTCCAGCAACTTCAATAATAGGCTCTATTTTTGAAGTAATAACTATTCGACCAGTTTGTTGACCTTCAATTACGGGCATTCCAAACCCTTCATATAATGAAGGAAAATTAATTATATCACTATTAATATACTCTAATCTTATTTCTTCGTCCGTAAGATTAAACCTGTTGGAATAATCAATGTTATACATTTTTAAAAGCTGTAGTTGTAACTCGTTTAAAGTACCTATAATGCGAAGATGACAGGGTATTTCTTCTAGCGCTTTTATCGTTTTGTCTAAATTTTTATTCCAACCTGTGCCTATATGTAGAATAACCGGTCTTTCTTGATTGAAAGACTTCTTGGAAAATTTAAATATCGGGTCAACGGCGTTGTGTATAACTTCTAGTTTGTCGGTTTTAATTTTACTGAGGATATTATTTTTGGTTTGATCAGAAATGCATACTACTTTATCGGCAATTTTTAATGGTAAATACAACCA
This genomic interval carries:
- a CDS encoding Ig-like domain-containing protein, giving the protein MQRLIFKKINILFLLAIFSLHFSCSKDTDILSEYVTNINENNNQYAVDDAFIINGYDPIILDVLANDTFAAGQNVKIIQTSNPENGAIEISENQKIIYTPTDTSDNEVDSNTAETPHEDSSDSSSNESEESETSTETSESSSDDSETEEQNNQETDTFDYVIEVEEEDGSTTTEEGTVTIEPEGNEETDNTSGTDDISSTNFVIPSNFDWSNIPANMGNASWEIFDRFELSGQEIILPENITLIFKGGTLVNGTISFNNTIIQTEDNQRIFESINLAGTLGTEFIKPQWFGAYMNGSTDDRDYLVETLKQANNTNAKILIDGKMFIDVSATGTKSIFLNDNDWIEGTSESELIINNLRSPAFIIALADNVTFKNINMVWDQTYSTLPIDSQTNAANQLQVENWLIANKGMSFSGADPAWSGAISFWAVFNIRGASNILLEDVSLRVPDGANAQQFCPYFMKLTTEFNENTSVTNESTDPKTQTSNVTLRRLTLDGTIMGIQGNVSNFNVETVRSHRYTDIQNSAGGDIGGNGGTWSPPPHLFYINKDGQPNDSREVHISDVIDNGNYVGSPNVRSGGGYCNSLKLTDHITNVTVDGYSSYRRDGLADIQDISNGTFKNMYAESETGIFQDRHKFNTLRFVGNLDNVIFENMVLKDNSLTSTVYPLDSADGENVSLSGVEVITTSPGCFRLRGTNNVIENSSLNLCN
- a CDS encoding c-type cytochrome; amino-acid sequence: MNGKSKKVAMLFTLGLLLILVFYPNRINRYINRQIRIYNTMPNNELDGILFQKVNLDKTIKGQFTSLVIGPDHKLYASEINGQILRFNIQPTGELQLEHTFKPYGDLSKFTIGLAFDPISSSDSLIIWTSNSETDSDWVKFSNSSMNQDKIDWAGSITRLQLSSETDEVLRNEIIIKGLPRFGPNQENFANSIVFDENGKLYFSQGANTGMGWCDCEKKQKPFQEASLSATILILDTNKLPNELPLDVKTKDGGGNYDPYQNNSPLKIYATGVRNAYDLVWHSNGQLYTTINGSGGNENTPTSNPKSPYYVPPLSSINYKGPKNIRAIIGAQPDQNDFMVRVEQGGYYGHPNPLRAEYVLNRGDIDVENFEYNGIEADTNFRGFSYDFGPHVAPTGIIEYKSKVFNGKLQNCILVTRMQYNDIIILRPGGSKKDIVQDYLGSDMGLVLDGGPLDLIENPINGNIYVSGFNNLTITLFKPIRKENFKILSSTNEEFNKRLKTGKTIFQQNCQTCHGREGQGAIAPNLINDKEAKGKENLKFIIKNGSANGAMPAWKNKLSNDEIIEVSNYVLSLKQ
- a CDS encoding glycosyltransferase family 2 protein; translated protein: MDSSWRKSCKIYKNQRNKKLMDTISTIILTYNEEKHIERCIKNAQKFSEEIFLVDSFSTDNTIHIAESLGAKVYQNKWENNYAKQLNWGLNNLPITTEWVFRLDADEYLMADLISEINRKLPRLEKNISGIVFERKMYFLNTLMTKGMLQMNMLRLFKNKHGFCEERWMDEHIVLTKGKSIHFEGYFVDHNLNPLGWWIQKHDGYSIREAIDLLNLEYNFIKPKSSEVLQYEMSKDALSKRDKKKKYANMPLFWRSFIYFIYRYFLKLGFTQGKEGFLWHFLQGWWYRTLVDAKIYEIKKHCGGDKEKMKLFILQNYQIRL
- a CDS encoding LbetaH domain-containing protein; translation: MNRIDMSKYHDPFTLKSRIKRVIWSITYILFFRVFFLNIFRTWRNFILRLFGAKIGNNSLIYASVKIWAPWNLEMGSFSAIGRNVDIYNQGLVCIGSNTIISQKSYICASSHYHTTPSLEWYAAPIYIKNQVWVCADAFIGPGVIIEDGAVVGARSAVFKKIDSWTVVGGNPAKFIKIREIKS